TCGATGCCTTGCTCGACAACGGCCGTCGTGGCCGCGCTATTACCGGTTCGAACAAGCGTCCTCTGAAATCCTTGGCTGACATGATCAAGGGTAAGCAAGGTCGTTTCCGTCAGAACTTGCTCGGTAAGCGTGTTGACTACTCCGGTCGTTCGGTTATTACCGTAGGCCCGACCCTGCGTCTGCACCAGTGCGGTCTGCCTAAGAAGATGGCACTTGAGCTGTTCAAGCCATTCATCTTCGGCAAGCTGGAAATGCGCGGTCTCGCGACCACCATCAAAGCGGCCAAGAAAATGGTCGAGCGCGAACTGCCAGAGGTTTGGGACGTTCTCGCTGAGGTGATCCGCGAACACCCGGTTCTCCTCAACCGTGCACCGACCCTTCACCGTCTGGGTATCCAAGCGTTTGAACCGGTACTGATCGAAGGTAAGGCTATCCAGCTGCACCCTCTGGTCTGTGCTGCGTACAACGCCGACTTCGACGGCGACCAAATGGCCGTGCACGTACCGCTGACACTGGAAGCTCAGTTGGAAGCGCGTGCGTTGATGATGTCGACCAACAACATCCTGTCGCCAGCCAACGGTGAGCCAATCATCGTTCCGTCGCAGGACGTTGTATTGGGTCTGTACTACATGACGCGTGAAGCGATCAACGCCAAAGGCGAAGGTCGTGTGTTCGCTGACCTGCAAGAAGTTGACCGTGTGTTCCGTGCTGGCGAAGCCGCACTGCACGCCAAGGTGAAAGTGCGGATCAACGAAACCGTCAACGACCGTGATGGCGGCAGCGTGAGCGGCACCCGTATCGTCGACACCACTGTCGGTCGTGCGTTGCTGTATCAAGTTGTACCAAAAGGTCTGTCGTACGACGTCGTCAACCTGCCAATGAAGAAAAAGGCGATCTCCAAGCTGATCAACCAGTGCTACCGCGTGGTTGGTTTGAAAGAGACCGTGATCTTCGCTGACCAGTTGATGTACACCGGTTTTGCTTATTCGACCATCTCCGGCGTTTCCATCGGTGTTAACGACTTCGTTATCCCGGATGAAAAGGCCCGCATCATCAACGCTGCTACTGATGAAGTGAAAGAGATCGAAAGCCAGTACGCCTCCGGCCTGGTAACCCAGGGCGAGAAGTACAACAAGGTAATCGACCTTTGGTCCAAGGCGAACGACGAAGTTTCCAAGGCGATGATGGCCAACCTCTCGAAAGAGAAAGTCATCGACCGTCACGGCGACGAAGTTGACCAAGAGTCCTTCAACTCGATGTACATGATGGCCGACTCGGGCGCACGGGGTTCTGCTGCGCAGATCCGTCAGCTCGCCGGTATGCGTGGCCTGATGGCCAAGCCGGACGGCTCCATCATCGAAACGCCGATCACTGCGAACTTCCGTGAAGGTTTGAGCGTACTTCAGTACTTCATCTCTACTCACGGTGCTCGTAAAGGTCTTGCGGATACCGCGTTGAAAACCGCTAACTCCGGTTACCTGACTCGTCGTCTGGTAGACGTTGCACAAGATCTGGTTGTAACTGAGATCGATTGCGGCACCGAGCACGGCCTGCTGATGACTCCGCACATTGAAGGCGGTGACGTTGTAGAGCCGCTGGGTGAGCGCGTATTGGGTCGTGTTATTGCCCGTGACGTATTCAAGCCAGGTACCGAGGAAGTTATCGTTCCTGCCGGCACTCTGGTTGACGAGAAGTGGGTCGAGTTCATCGAACTCAACAGCATCGACGAAGTGATCGTTCGCTCGCCGATCAGCTGCGAAACCCGTTACGGCATTTGCGCCAAGTGCTACGGCCGTGACTTGGCTCGTGGTCACCAGGTGAACATCGGTGAAGCGGTCGGCGTTATTGCTGCCCAGTCCATCGGTGAGCCGGGTACCCAGCTGACCATGCGTACGTTCCACATCGGTGGTGCGGCAAGCCGGACCTCCGCAGCCGACAGCGTTCAGGTGAAGAATGGCGGTACCGTCCGTCTGCACAACCTGAAGCACGTTGAGCGAGTGGATGGCCACTTGGTTGCTGTGTCTCGTTCCGGTGAGCTGGCAATCGCTGATGACTACGGTCGTGAGCGCGAGCGTTACAAGCTGCCGTACGGTGCTGTGATCTCGGTTAAAGAAGGTGACAAGGTCGACGCTGGCGCAATCGTGGCCAAGTGGGATCCGCACACTCACCCAATCGTTACCGAAATGAAAGGTACCGTGACCTACGTGGGCATGGAAGAAGGCATCACGATCAAGCGTCAGACTGACGAATTGACCGGTATGACCAACATTGAAGTACTCGACGCGAAAGATCGTCCAGCTGCCGGTAAAGACATCCGTCCTGCCGTGAAGATGGTCGACGACAACGGCAAGGATCTGTTGCTGCCAGGCACTGACGTAATCGCTCAGTACTTCCTGCCAGCCAACGCCCTGGTCGGTGTAGCGGATGGTGCGAAGATCGCGATCGGTGATGTTATCGCGCGTATCCCGCAAGAAACTTCGAAGACCCGTGACATCACCGGTGGTCTGCCGCGTGTTGCCGACTTGTTCGAAGCTCGTCGTCCGAAAGAAGCGTCGATTCTGGCTGAAGTCAGCGGCACCATCGCGTTCGGTAAAGAGACCAAGGGCAAGCGCCGTCTGGTCATTACCCCGAACGACGGTACCGATCCGTACGAAGAGCTGATTCCGAAGTGGCGTCACCTGAACGTGTTCGAAGGCGAACAGGTAAACCGCGGCGAAGTTATCTCCGACGGTCCAAGCGATCCACACGACATCCTGCGTTTGCTGGGTGTGAGTGCGCTGGCCAAGTACATCGTTAACGAGATCCAGGACGTTTACCGCCTGCAAGGCGTGAAGATCAACGATAAGCACATCGAGACCATCCTGCGTCAGATGCTGCGTAAAGTTGAAATCGCTGAGTCTGGCGATTCCAGTTTCATCAAGGGCGACCAGATGGAACTGACTCACGTGCTGGTGGAAAACGAGCGCCTGACGAACGAAGAGAAATTCGTTTCCAAGTTCACTCGCGTGCTGCTGGGTATCACCAAGGCGTCGTTGTCCACTGAGTCGTTCATCTCGGCGGCCTCCTTCCAGGAGACCACTCGCGTACTGACCGAAGCAGCGGTAACCGGCAAGCGCGACTACCTGCGCGGCCTGAAAGAAAACGTAGTTGTGGGTCGTTTGATCCCGGCAGGTACCGGTTTGGCCTACCACAGCGAGCGCAAGCGCCGCCGTGATGCAGACAAGCCGCTGCGCGTAAGCGCCAGTGAAGTGGAAGCTGCACTGACCGAAGCGCTGAACTCAAGCGGTAACTGAGTTCTGCGATAAATAAGTCTGGGCCCTGGCAGCCCCATTCGTCGGATCGAGGCAGTTTTGTCCCGGTTCGACGAGAGGGGAGGTCGGGCGACTGGGGACAAGATCCTCTTTAGACTCTTGTACCCCTAAATTTGGCGGGAATTCGTTCCTGCCATTTTGCTTTTCTTGCAAGACAATAGCGTCGCAAGACAACAGTGGAGCTAGTAGATGGCAACTATCAACCAGCTGGTACGTCAGCCGCGTAAGCGTATCGTCGAGAAATCCGACGTACCTGCGCTGCAGAACTGCCCGCAACGTCGTGGCGTATGCACCCGTGTGTATACCACTACGCCGAAAAAACCTAACTCGGCACTGCGTAAAGTATGCCGTGTGCGCCTGACCAACGGTTTCGAGGTTTCCTCGTACATCGGTGGTGAAGGTCACAACCTGCAAGAACACAGCGTGGTACTGATCCGTGGCGGTCGTGTAAAAGACTTGCCAGGTGTTCGTTACCACACCGTACGCGGCTCCTTGGATACTTCCGGCGTTAAAGGTCGTAACCAGGGTCGTTCGAAGTACGGTACCAAGAAGCCTAAGTAGTAGCGGCTTTTTGTAAAACTGAATCATCTTATTTTCTGAGTCGATAAGAGTAAGGTCGGAGGCGTCCCGAAAGGGCACCGATTCCGAGCGAACCTGAAGACCGTTTGAGGGCTTATCCATGCCAAGAAGACGCGTAGCAGCCAAGCGCGAAGTGCTTGACGATCCAAAATACGGAAGCCAAATCCTGGCCAAGTTCATGAACCACGTGATGGAAAGCGGCAAGAAAGCCGTTGCCGAGCGTATCGTTTATGGCGCGCTGGAAAAGGTTAAAGAACGCAAGAACAGCGACCCCCTGGAAATCTTCGAGAAAGCTCTCGACGCCATCGCTCCGCTGGTCGAAGTGAAGTCGCGCCGTGTAGGCGGTGCTACTTACCAGGTTCCGGTTGAAGTTCGCCCGTCCCGTCGTAACGCTCTGGCAATGCGCTGGTTGGTAGACTTCGCCCGTAAGCGCGGCGAGAAGTCTATGGCTCTGCGTTTGGCTGGCGAACTGTTGGACGCTGCTGAAGGTAAAGGTGCTGCTGTTAAGAAGCGTGAAGACGTGCACCGTATGGCTGAAGCTAACAAAGCTTTCTCGCACTACCGCTTCTAATTTTAGCTTCACTAATTTTGCGAGGGCTTTATGGCTCGTACTACTCCGATTAGCCGCTACCGTAACATCGGTATCGTCGCTCACGTGGATGCTGGTAAAACCACCACCACCGAGCGCGTACTGTTTTACACCGGCAAAAGTCACAAAATGGGCGAGGTGCATGACGGCGCCGCGACCACAGACTGGATGGTTCAGGAGCAGGAGCGTGGTATTACCATTACTTCTGCTGCTATTACCGCCTTCTGGAAAGGTTCCGAGAAGCAGTACAAAGATGAGCACCGCTTCAACGTAATCGATACCCCGGGCCACGTAGACTTCACCATTGAAGTAGAGCGTTCCCTGCGCGTACTCGACGGCGCTGTCGTTGTGTTCTGCGGTACCTCGGGTGTTGAGCCTCAGTCGGAAACCGTATGGCGTCAAGCCAACAAGTACGGTGTTCCACGTCTTGTTTACGTAAACAAGATGGACCGTGCTGGTGCCAACTTCCTGCGCGTGATCGGTCAGATCAAGCAGCGTCTGGGTCACACCCCGGTGCCAATCCAATTGGCCATCGGTTCCGAAGACAACTTCCAGGGTCAGATCGATCTGATCAACATGGAAGCGGTCTACTGGAATGACGCCGACAAGGGTATGGTTCCTGTTCGCAAGCCTATCCCTGCCGAGCTTCAAGAGCTGGCTGACGAGTGGCGCAACAACATGGTTGAGGCTGCTGCCGAAGCCAACGAAGAGCTGATGAACAAGTACCTCGAAGGTGAAGAACTCACCAACGTGGAAATCAAGGCCGCTCTGCGTCAGCGTACTATCGCTGGTGAAATCGTCCTGGCTGTTTGCGGTTCTTCCTTCAAGAACAAGGGTGTTCCCCTGGTTCTCGACGCCGTTATCGACTTCCTGCCTGCTCCAACCGACATTCCTGCTATCAAGGGTACCAACCCGGATAACGAGGAAGAAGAGATGGAGCGTCATGCTGACGACAGCGAGCCGTTCTCGGCTCTGGCGTTCAAGATCGCTACCGACCCATTCGTGGGTACTTTGACCTTCGTCCGTGTTTACTCGGG
The Pseudomonas poae DNA segment above includes these coding regions:
- the rpoC gene encoding DNA-directed RNA polymerase subunit beta' codes for the protein MKDLLNLLKNQGQVEEFDAIRIGLASPEMIRSWSFGEVKKPETINYRTFKPERDGLFCAKIFGPVKDYECLCGKYKRLKHRGVICEKCGVEVALAKVRRERMAHIELASPVAHIWFLKSLPSRIGLLMDMTLRDIERVLYFESYVVIDPGMTTLEKGQLLNDEQYFEALEEFGDDFDARMGAEAVRELLHAIDLEHEIGRLREEIPQTNSETKIKKLSKRLKLMEAFQGSGNLPEWMVLTVLPVLPPDLRPLVPLDGGRFATSDLNDLYRRVINRNNRLKRLLDLSAPDIIVRNEKRMLQEAVDALLDNGRRGRAITGSNKRPLKSLADMIKGKQGRFRQNLLGKRVDYSGRSVITVGPTLRLHQCGLPKKMALELFKPFIFGKLEMRGLATTIKAAKKMVERELPEVWDVLAEVIREHPVLLNRAPTLHRLGIQAFEPVLIEGKAIQLHPLVCAAYNADFDGDQMAVHVPLTLEAQLEARALMMSTNNILSPANGEPIIVPSQDVVLGLYYMTREAINAKGEGRVFADLQEVDRVFRAGEAALHAKVKVRINETVNDRDGGSVSGTRIVDTTVGRALLYQVVPKGLSYDVVNLPMKKKAISKLINQCYRVVGLKETVIFADQLMYTGFAYSTISGVSIGVNDFVIPDEKARIINAATDEVKEIESQYASGLVTQGEKYNKVIDLWSKANDEVSKAMMANLSKEKVIDRHGDEVDQESFNSMYMMADSGARGSAAQIRQLAGMRGLMAKPDGSIIETPITANFREGLSVLQYFISTHGARKGLADTALKTANSGYLTRRLVDVAQDLVVTEIDCGTEHGLLMTPHIEGGDVVEPLGERVLGRVIARDVFKPGTEEVIVPAGTLVDEKWVEFIELNSIDEVIVRSPISCETRYGICAKCYGRDLARGHQVNIGEAVGVIAAQSIGEPGTQLTMRTFHIGGAASRTSAADSVQVKNGGTVRLHNLKHVERVDGHLVAVSRSGELAIADDYGRERERYKLPYGAVISVKEGDKVDAGAIVAKWDPHTHPIVTEMKGTVTYVGMEEGITIKRQTDELTGMTNIEVLDAKDRPAAGKDIRPAVKMVDDNGKDLLLPGTDVIAQYFLPANALVGVADGAKIAIGDVIARIPQETSKTRDITGGLPRVADLFEARRPKEASILAEVSGTIAFGKETKGKRRLVITPNDGTDPYEELIPKWRHLNVFEGEQVNRGEVISDGPSDPHDILRLLGVSALAKYIVNEIQDVYRLQGVKINDKHIETILRQMLRKVEIAESGDSSFIKGDQMELTHVLVENERLTNEEKFVSKFTRVLLGITKASLSTESFISAASFQETTRVLTEAAVTGKRDYLRGLKENVVVGRLIPAGTGLAYHSERKRRRDADKPLRVSASEVEAALTEALNSSGN
- a CDS encoding 30S ribosomal protein S12 — protein: MATINQLVRQPRKRIVEKSDVPALQNCPQRRGVCTRVYTTTPKKPNSALRKVCRVRLTNGFEVSSYIGGEGHNLQEHSVVLIRGGRVKDLPGVRYHTVRGSLDTSGVKGRNQGRSKYGTKKPK
- a CDS encoding 30S ribosomal protein S7, encoding MPRRRVAAKREVLDDPKYGSQILAKFMNHVMESGKKAVAERIVYGALEKVKERKNSDPLEIFEKALDAIAPLVEVKSRRVGGATYQVPVEVRPSRRNALAMRWLVDFARKRGEKSMALRLAGELLDAAEGKGAAVKKREDVHRMAEANKAFSHYRF